In Rutidosis leptorrhynchoides isolate AG116_Rl617_1_P2 chromosome 2, CSIRO_AGI_Rlap_v1, whole genome shotgun sequence, one genomic interval encodes:
- the LOC139890678 gene encoding E3 ubiquitin-protein ligase SIS3-like, with protein sequence MMLLASALILVARNDKHYDRCKLPILMWIVVDHTVYIVFRLLMLVDNSIVSTIGLDHGGQLRGKRLFGRVVVACVTYALLYPFLWVSTVVGAIWIATEWDCLPGNQIWSIVQSLLFTFSGLVYFACIFGRKWLKRWRVHLRHVSPGTRVSEFKVLLSMICHPNDVAYEDVIQDMILNQRIQMVESMLELLKKLDDVMIRRLPIYLLREIPTDCSDCSICLKEFRINQKVRGLPCAHIFHKKCIATWLRVDMSCPRCRCVPGGAEQSDDPASQPFSASYVGRMQRFLVPAHTDAPPSESTPRTENNIR encoded by the exons ATGATGCTTCTTGCATCTGCCCT AATTCTAGTTGCTAGGAACGATAAACATTACGATCGTTGTAAATTGCCAATTCTTATGTGGATAGTG GTCGACCACACAGTTTATATCGTTTTTCGCTTATTGATGCTCGTGGATAATTCTATTGTATCTACAATCGGATT GGATCATGGTGGTCAGCTACGAGGAAAACGTCTTTTTGGGCGAGTTGTGGTTGCATGTGTTACGTATGCACTGTTGTATCCGTTTCTTTGGGTATCGACTGTTGTTGGGGCCATTTGGATTGCTACTGAATGGGATTGT TTGCCTGGTAACCAGATATGGAGTATTGTTCAATCGTTACTTTTCACCTTTAGTGGGCTCGTCTACTTTGCTTGTATATTTGGCAGAAAG TGGTTAAAAAGATGGCGAGTTCATTTAAGACATGTTTCACCTGGAACTCGTGTTTCAGAATTTAAG GTTCTGCTTAGCATGATTTGTCATCCAAATGATGTGGCATATGAAGACGTTATTCAAGACATGATCCTTAATCAAAGAATTCAGATGGTTGAATCCATG TTGGAATTATTGAAAAAATTGGATGATGTCATGATTCGTCGGCTTCCAATTTATCTTCTAAGAGAGATCCCGACAGACTGCAGTGACTGTTCAATATGTTTGAAAGAGTTTCGTATTAACCAAAAG GTTCGTGGCCTTCCTTGTGCTCATATTTTTCATAAAAAATGCATCGCTACGTGGCTTCGAGTCGATATGAGTTGCCCTCGGTGCCGTTGCGTGCCAGGTGGCGCTGAGCAATCAGATGACCCAGCAAGTCAACCATTTAGCGCGAGTTATGTTGGTAGGATGCAAAGATTTCTCGTGCCAGCCCATACAGATGCACCGCCGAGTGAGTCGACACCGAGAACTG AAAACAATATTCGTTGA
- the LOC139890679 gene encoding protein At-4/1-like, translating to MAATSDEALQSLLTDFDQILHDSSEAIVTIQTLQSNIRSEIKKRQVLEFTVNTLKSENERVMKLYTESINKLANQLEHRNNYRILKEEPKRVNDEQARKENEFRNAMNLLKRDYDNRIKELEVQIKDSIAQKTANESTINQLQQDLTAHRNHVEALAKRLDRVHSDVEMKYQYEIQDLKDCLMMEQEEKNGLDKKLQSLEKELLISRSKLAENKQDFSSNRHVETLKQKVMKLRKENEVLKRQLLDSQED from the exons ATGGCGGCAACTAGCGATGAAGCACTGCAATCACTTCTAACTGATTTCGATCAAATTCTCCAT GATTCCAGTGAAGCAATCGTTACGATTCAAACTCTTCAGTCAAACATTAGATCCGAAATCAAAAAACGACAAGTGCTTGAATTCACCGTCAATACTCTCAAATCAG AAAATGAGAGAGTGATGAAGCTGTATACTGAATCTATCAACAAACTTGCTAATCAG CTTGAGCATAGGAATAATTATCGCATCTTGAAAGAAGAACCGAAGAGAGTGAATGATGAACAAGCCCGAAAAGAAAAT GAGTTCAGAAATGCAATGAACCTGCTAAAGCGTGATTATGACAACAGAATAAAAGAGTTGGAGGTTCAAATCAA AGATTCTATAGCTCAGAAAACAGCAAATGAATCAACAATTAATCAACTCCAACAAGATTTAACTGCACATAGGAACCATGTTGAAGCCTTAGCAAAGAGGCTGGACAGAGTTCATTCAGATGTAGAAATGAAAT ATCAATACGAGATACAGGATTTGAAAGATTGCCTTATGATGGAGCAGGAAGAGAAAAACGGATTGGACAAGAAGCTACAGAGTCTAGAAAAGGAAT TACTGATTAGCAGATCAAAGTTGGCTGAAAACAAACAGGATTTTAGTTCAAATCGTCATGTTGAAACTCTGAAGCAGAAGGTAATGAAACTGAGGAAAGAAAATGAGGTCCTCAAAAGGCAGTTACTTGATTCGCAAGAAGACTGA